The genomic region CTATCAGATAGAGACAAGAATCTAGGGACTATGAGCCATGGAAGCATTCAATCAGAGGTTTGGTTTGCGCACCTTTGCAGTTCTGACTTTTCAAGAAGCGCGTCCTTCAGGGCATCTTGCAGGCACAGCCACAGCCTATTGGTTGATACGCACATCTTCCGAGCTCTGTGCTCAGACATCGACCTGCATGCCAGTCTCGTATTTCAGACACTAGAGACAATGGTCCTCCATGCTACAACACTATCATCTTGCTAGCATCTGCGAGGACCTAACAAATACTAGTCACTGGCGCGCGCCCTGCGCGCGTTAGAAATTTTTTCTAATTTAATTACTGCAGATGCTATATGTTTATATGAAATAGAGTTATCTGAGCTGTAATCAGAGTCAACATTTTTGTCCACTACGTAGAATTAAGCTGTTATATTTACATAAATTGTTTTCAAAGAGCTGAGTAGGTCATCATATATAATTATACATATGTTGCAAAATAGACATTGTGCAACTCAAAAGGTCGACGAAGATCTGAGTGAAACTTTAGTTCTCGGAGGATTTGATGTCCATTTCTTGTCCGATGCGTATCGTCCCTTGTTTGAACCTGTAAACGAATTTTAGAATTTAATAGTCAGTCTAGTATGTAATATATTCCATAGGAAAATATTTTTGTCCATCGAAACTGATGTTTTACAATCATTGGATTTGCGTTGGTTTATGTTTCAGTCCGTGGTACATGCCCCACCCAGCCATGGCGGACCGACTTGCTCCCTGGCGTAGCGGCGCCATGGCACTGAAGACACTATCTGAAACTAAAAAACAATTTAGGTAGTTAAGGAATCAAGCTACTTTGTTTATATTAGCGTTTTTACAGTTTAACACTAATGAACCTCACCTTGTTGCTGAAACGAATGATATGTGGTTTTTACATGTTTGTATGCTTTATATTAAGACAGGAGAAGCGGAGGCGGAAGCGATGCTGCACGGCGGTGGGTCGCGAGCACCGGCGAAGCAACGGCGCCCCAGCTCCCACTCTCACTCCTGCCAGCGGGCGCCGTCCCCGCCCACTCCGTCGCGCCGAGGTGAGCGAGCACGGGCCGAGCTCGCCTCTCCGTTTTCGCATTTCTGCGTCTAAGTCTAACCACAGAGCCTTTTTTGGTCTGGTTTTCTCCGTGCCGTGATTGCGCAGCGGAAGAAATAGGAAGAGACAGTTCATCGGAAGATCGAGTGAGACAGCGGAAGAAGGAGGAAGAGACATTCCAACGGAAGACGAAAACCCTAACGCCATTTTTTTCTAGAAAAAGTTGCGTGAGAAGAAAAAATCTGAGAAAAAACACACCTGACTGGAAGGGAGGCCGGCGCAGGAGACGACGCACGATCGATCCGCAGTCGCCGTTCGTGAATGGTGAGAGCGTCGTCCTTTGGAAATGGAAGGGATGAAGACCGGAACCTTTTTTTCTCCTTGTTCTGACGGCAAACTGACCGATATGCAAGGAGTCCAAGGACCTGGAAGTATCCGGTTGACTGTGTGGTAGCTGCTACGGGAAGCTTCCCGTCCCTGACCGTGCGATGCATTCACAACCGTTGACAGACTATCCAATGGCTGAAAAAATTTAAGCTGACGTGGACGCACATATTTCCTCCCTTGCTCCCTGCTCTTTATCTATAGAATTTACTGACATGAGTTTTACCATGCAACAAGTACCTTGCTGTACAAATACAGTCTCAGAATCATAAGGGTAGCATTAGCATGGACTGTAGAGAACATATGCAATTCCCTTTTCCAAGGCCCTGGCAACAGGTGAAATGTATTCTACAATCCAAAAGGGGCTTAACAAGCCTTGCTTTGGTACATATTCTTCCAATCTCTCATCATGCATGGGGCAAGGATACAGCCCGGATGAGGTCGTTTCAGGCGTACAAAAGGCTAGGCTTTCCTTTTCACTAACTACCCAAAAGTTAAACCCGTTTACAGACAATGTACCTTgatgaagaagacaaaagacgacAATAAGGGATTCAGCAGTCACTACTTACAGAGCGATTGTAATTTTGCTCGACTATACGTGCATTCATCCACAGCAGACAACACTACACCCTTATAGGCCTCTGCAAGTATACAAAACAGCTGCTGGATACAATGACAGTGCATTTAATTTGATTACTAACACTGATCTTACCCTCACTCTTGTCTGCCTATTCATAATAGTCACTGTTCTTGCCGCCTGAAAGTATATGTTTGATCAGAATTTGAGCCATATATAGGAGTTATTACTTTATCACTAATACAAAGAATGTTTCATCACCTAGTCTTTCATGCATGAATGCATGCTCGAGAACACAGTTTATTGTGCTGCCATCTCAAAAGGGCTAATGTTAGTTGTTATCATGCTAATGTGCCAGAGATGAGGTGATATGTTGGCATGCAAAGTCCTATTTTCTGCAGTAAAAGGGAGGCAATCTATGTCTGCAGTCATAAAATGAGTTCGGATGACAGCTGTTGTATTTCTTCAGGGGGTTGAAATGCTCAGTGCTTGACTGCTTGTGCATCCGAGCAGCAACaacatgcacacaaaataaaccaTTGTCATAGTTAGAGATTCAGTGGGCTGCTGAAATGGGCTGTCCAGACCTCCAGATCAGGTCAGCTCCATCTCGATTGTGTGAAACACATAGGCAGACCAGAATCTACAGCTATTCCTTTTTGAAGCAAAATGTCCCCTAGTTGGGATTCGAAATTTACACACCGGCAAATTCAGCCACAAGCTTGATGTGTTAGAAAGGGTGACAGTGTGCATGCACAAAGTCATCCAAACATCAGCAAATTAACTTTAACAACAGATAAAACGTACAGCTGCTATGGCCCTAATACCTAAGCTTGGGACATGAAGAGTTCTTTCTCTGACATCATACCCAGCATCATGCACCAGCAGTCATCTCAACACAAAAAAATTAAGAGGTTTTTAAACATAGAGATTCTACTGTTTGAATTTAGATCACAGTCTCCATGTCCCTTGGCTCTGAAACCAGCCAACCTTATTCTCCTCAGCCACCTTTAACCTACAATCGTGATTCCATGCAACTTACAGCTCACACACAAAGCAGGCAACCCCAGGGCTTATAAATAGCAGACCTTGTGACAAGAGATACCAAACCATAAGAGCTTCTGAGTCTAGACACTAGATACAGTAAGCCTTAGCACCAACAGAGGTTAGTATCTCAACAAGGATACTTCAAATATGTCCGCCTCACGCagctcctctcccaactccatctcACAGTGGAGCCAGAAAGAGAACAAGATGTTTGAAGAGGCACTCGCATACTACGGCGAGGGCACATCCAACCGGTGGGACAAGGTGTCCAGAGCCATGGGAGGCATCAAGTCTGCTGAGGAGGTGCGCTGCCACTATGAAGATCTTGACTATGACGTCAAGATGATTGAATCAGGCCACGTGCCGTACCCCAAGTACAAGACACATGGATTCTGGACCTGAGGTAATGTCTTTGACACTTCGAAAGCAAACTGGAAACAAATAACATAAGAGCTGCGTTCTGTATTGATAAGATTTTTGTTAACTAGTACATGCTAGTTGGTGATAGTAACAGGAAGCAGGCCTCGAGCAAAGCATAATTCAGTCACCATACCATATTTTTATGAGTAGTTCAACATGCATGGCTATGTCATTGACGGCTCAAGTATTCACACACTCGAGCATCTGATTATTTTATGTTCTTTAGCTGTTCCATGCATAAGTGATCTCATCAACAATGTATAGGTCAACCTGCAGAGTGCAGACATCCTTTCCTTTCGTACTCAGAAAAAGAATCTGGGTCTAATTACTTGGTGTTTGTCCACTAATTATGTGGGCTCCAATTCTAGTACTACGACAAAAATCTCCTACTCCCAATAGAAAAGTTTGGACCTTACAGTCTATTCCCTCGTGCATCCAGCTTGCATCCGACATGCAGTTCTCATATTACACCAAAAGACAACTTATGCCAAAAGGGCATCTCCATGGCCTTTTTTAGCAGTGAGTAGGCAAGCTTTGGGTAGTTCTTTGCTTCCTTTATTTTCCTttccttttattttattttcaagTAGGTGATTTCTGGTAAGCAGGGCTTACTACAGCTGTAGAAGCAGCTGCAACCGTATCCGTATAAACAGATATCACATATGGTACAAAACAGAATTAATGTTTACAATTCCGAGAAACTTATGGTGTGCAGATTAACTTTTGCTTTCAGGTTGAAATGTTGGAGGGCTCAAGGAGGCAGAAAACAAAGCTCTATGAATCTAAGATGGACCTAGGTTCTAGAAGGAAGCAAAGAAATCCAGCCATGGTTGGAAAATAAAATGATGAAACAGTGTGCATATGTATAGTATAGGTTATGAGCAAGTTTATGTTTACCTGTGGTTGTAGGATCTAGTGTACCTTCACAAACTGCATGATTTCATTATTCCCTTGAACTAAGTTATGGAGGATGTAAACTCATGTATTTATGAAAACTAAAAAAATATTGCCTTGTAGCATTTTGTTGTCTCTAGTTTTTTCTTTAGCTGAACACTGTTTTTTAGCATCGGGCTCAAAAAGAGAGGTCACTAGACTGTGCTCAGGAACAACACAAAGAACCAAATGCTAGAATCGTGTATGTTTGAGTCCACCAAAAGTCACTGTTAAAGAATCCCCTGTCCAAAAAGTAGAATCGAGATGGTGTAACAGTAGGATCAAAAGCAGCAATACATATTGGTCCGGACAAAAACTTTATTCCAACTATTTCACATATATGCTCTAAGATGTAGAATCAAGTCATGACTGAATAATGATATGGAATGACATACATGAAAGGAAGAAACACTATAGCATTTCCAACCACAACATCTTTTTTCCCTAATAATCAGAACAAGGAACCATTAACTTAGCTGCATCAATTATGAATATCTAATAAAATCACAAGTTTACAACATGCAATTGACTCTAAAACTAATCAACTTCAGTTGTAAGTCTGCAATAACTCTGATTTGAACACAGACTGTCACAAATCTGGGACAGGGACACCATGTACCCCAGAATCAGCTAAAGCAGCTTACTCATACTCATATTTAAACTACACTCTACAAATAATACAATCtacagtgcaaaatgtgttttttGTGACCATACGGGTGAATTACTGTACATTGCACCTATATGATCACTAAAAACAACGTTTTGCATCGTTTTATATTGTAGATTGCACTGTTTATAGAGTATAGTTTGAATATGAGTATGGTTATAGGTAAGCTGCCGGAGATGGCCTAAATTTAACAGCTTTGGGACAAGAACTACCATCACATACATATACATACCTAACTAAGAGCTCGCATTACCCTTATTCTTCTTCTTGGACGCAGCGCCCTTGCTCTCCATGAGGCGCCACATGTACCACGCGCCGACTGACCGGTATGGCCTCCACCGCTCGCACAATGCTGCCATCTCCTCCGGATTGGGCAGCGACTTGAGCTTGTACAGCTCCTGCACGCCCTTGCGCACACCGAGGTCGCCACACGGCAGAATGTCGGGGCGGTGCAGCGAGAAGATCATGAACATGTGGACAGTCCACTCGCCGACGCCTCTGACCTTGGTGAGCTCCGCGAGGAGCGCAGCCTCATCCATCGCGGCGACTGCGGAGTCAGAGAGCTCCCCGGCTGCGAATCTGGCCGCGAGGTCGTGGAGGTAGGATGCCTTGCGGCCGGATACGCCGATGGTACGCAGGTCAGCGGCGGCGAGGGCAAGGACGGCGGCAGGTGTGACCGCGTCAGCGGCTACGGCTGCGGCCGCCGCCGAAGCAGAGGGGAGGAGCGCAAGGAAGCGTGCGTAGATGGCGTCCGCAGCGGAGGTCGCGAGCTGCTGGTATAGGATGGAGCGCGCGAGGGAGTGGAACGCGGGGAGGGAGGGTGTGGCGGTGAAGGTGGGCGCCTCAGTGTTGGCAATGACCGCGGTGAGGAGAGGGTCCGCGGCTTGGAGGTGGCGCAGCGCGGCCGCAAGCTCTCCGGGGGACGACAGCGCAGGAAGCACTGGAGGCGGAGGCGCCTGCGGCGCTAGTGCCAGGGCGGTCGTGGCCAAAGGTTTCGCGGATGCTGTCTTGACGATCTTACGGGAGCGAAAGGAGATCTTGGAGGAGCGAAGGCCGGTGACCGCCGGAGGCGGCTCTGTGGCTGGAGAACGGGAGCGCGCCGGTCGCCCCATGTAGGTATTTCCGGGTGGCGTGCGGCTGCGACGTACGGCGCCGCCGGAGTTGGTGGTCAAAGGAGGAGCCGCCGAGGACGAGGGGAAGCAAGCGCAAGGGTGGGAGTGGGACCGTGGGAGACACCGGCCCGGTATTAGACTCAAGTTTGGTTGACGGATCGGTTTTGGCCCAGCTAAAATTGTTGGGCGCGAGACACGATCATCGCGACCCAATCTGGCCCACGGAAACTTTTCACAATGATCCGATTTTCCTCACACTTTAATATAATCGATTTTTAACCTCCCGACTTCTAAATTAAAAactgttttttttttttgcattctGAGTGAGTTTGGACTTGAGCTAGACGAAACGCTCATAACTCGTTAGCTCATTCAATTCGTGGTTAGCTCGACTCAGTTCGGGTCAGCTCATTTAAATTTTTTTATAATGTAAGCTGACATCTCAGTTCGACTCGTTAACGAgtcagctcgcgagctaaacgagctatcacTAGATGTGGAAATGGGTACTCGAAAACCCGACGGGTTTTACTTGATATGTAGGCAGGTACAAGATGGTTTCTCTATCCGCAGGTATGTTAGTGGGCAAGAATCTCTATCCATTAAGTAGACGGGTGTATGGGTGGGTACTACCCATACCCGTGTACCCAAGGGTAAAATATAATCGCATCATACTATTATTATCAATAATAAAACACATCTTAGCTAAAAAATGCCCTTCTCCGGCTATTATTTGTTTAACTATTAAATTATGTAATCACATGGTTTGCTATATTTTAGGTTGAACTTATATTTGTGTGTTTATTTGTCATTTTAAGTAATACAAATATTAGAATTTAAGACTTTTATAGCGGGTACGGGTTACCCGACGGGTAAAATTATCCACGCGGGTATTGGTAAGATTTTATATCCGCGAGCGTATATGGGTAACCCGATGGGTATAGCTTTTCTTgatgtgtatgggtatggaaTGATACTACCCGATAGGTATATACTCGTTGCCATCCCTAGCTTTCACATTTCAGTAAAACGAAACTATATACATATCATTTACGTAACaactgatgaacatgttatatgtatgtgtggTATCTATGGCCTATGAGTTAAACTAATAATTGATGAAATTGTGTTTATGTGTTAAATTGGTCTATGCGAATATAAGTGTGGGCTAAACTGTTGAACATGTGTGTCAATTGTAAATTGATGAGCGATAAGTTGTGTTAATTTGATGTTACATTGATGTGGTATGTGAAACTATGAATATAATTATTATTttatattgttaaattagtttgaaattaactagaaATGATTAGTATATATTAGTTCTTTTCTGctttagctcgcgagctaaacgagccatctcGAGATCATAAACGAGTCGAATCGAGTTGACTTcgtggctcgttagcttaacaagtcgagccagctcgttagcttaacgagttGAGCCAGCTCAgtagcttaacgagccagctccaaCCCGAATGAGTCGAGTTGGCTAGATATCCAATCCTAGTTTGGACAACGCTTTTATTTGACATATCGTCGTGTAAAGGGTAAATTGAACTTTGTTGGTGCTTTAGGGGATAAATTGGACTGTAAATATTACTCATTCTGTTCCAAAATAGTATTCACAATTGTGTATAAGCAAGTGACCAGCACCAGAAGAGAATCTATGTAACACCAAAAAAATATTATTATGGGTTTTTGACAGAATAAAACGAAGAATTGAACCGTGATATTTTTTTATACAAATTATCTCACCTTTTAAGTCACATCTTAAATAAATATAGCTAATAATAAAGGATTTAAGAATCCTCTATAAATTAAGTTATTCTCTTTAGATAAAATATTTAGAGATATTATCTAACATAACTATTAATAAATTTGAAATAGGAATCTGAAAATGTGAAGGAAACTAAGAAAttgaaaatagaaaaaaagaaaaagaaaagagaagagcaaTCCTGCGCTTGGGCCAGATCACCTCCCACCCAGCCCAAGGTATTCCGTAGCCCACAtctcttcttttcttttatttaatccTCTTGCCGCACATGAGGTCAGCATGACACAAGTGTGACATCAAGCAAGCAACACATGCAGTCGTATTTCCATGCACACGTCCACTTCTACGTAGTCGCCGACATGTGGACGATAGAATCACGTACGAAGCTCTGCACGGGTAACTGGTTTATAGGATCTGATGTCAACCGCGTCTTCCTCCCTGTAACAAACCCATGCATGCCGTAACCACCTCTCCGTAACAGCCGGCCCAGGTGGCTTCCTCCTATAGCTATTCTCCCGCCGAGGACCGCTCCAGCCGAATAAAGAATAGTTTCCTGCGTGGGTGACGTCGGCTGGGCGTCATAGGTGACCTCATCCGTATACCTTTCACCGTCACTGACGGCTGGGCCACCATGCATTGGTGTTCGCTTGCTTCCTGGTCTTGGGCGTTGATCGGAACGGCTTGCCGTAATCCCGGCACTAGCGCCCTGCTCGCCCTATAAACTCGATTGACCCCAGGGGTTTGCCGTCTCTGTTAACCAGAAGAGAAAAAAAACCAACGAGTATACGCTGACGATGTATTCGCGCAGTCGAGAGAGAAGAAAGGA from Zea mays cultivar B73 chromosome 6, Zm-B73-REFERENCE-NAM-5.0, whole genome shotgun sequence harbors:
- the LOC100275099 gene encoding uncharacterized protein isoform X2, whose amino-acid sequence is MHRTVRDGKLPVAATTQSTGYFQVLGLLAYRSVCRQNKEKKRFRSSSLPFPKDDALTIHERRLRIDRASSPAPASLPVRSMSEHRARKMCVSTNRLWLCLQDALKDALLEKSELQSFAASDHNDLSACCNIVLTIVHCAHISYIHG
- the LOC100275099 gene encoding uncharacterized protein isoform X1, whose amino-acid sequence is MHRTVRDGKLPVAATTQSTGYFQVLGLLAYRSVCRQNKEKKRFRSSSLPFPKDDALTIHERRLRIDRASSPAPASLPVRSMSEHRARKMCVSTNRLWLCLQDALKDALLEKSELQRCMGVEGLHPSDVLDQHVVVLIRAACIEPSGDLCIGIISAQSRRKDAGFPLIF
- the LOC100286266 gene encoding Protein RADIALIS-like 1; amino-acid sequence: MSASRSSSPNSISQWSQKENKMFEEALAYYGEGTSNRWDKVSRAMGGIKSAEEVRCHYEDLDYDVKMIESGHVPYPKYKTHGFWT
- the LOC100285587 gene encoding DNA-3-methyladenine glycosylase 1, yielding MGRPARSRSPATEPPPAVTGLRSSKISFRSRKIVKTASAKPLATTALALAPQAPPPPVLPALSSPGELAAALRHLQAADPLLTAVIANTEAPTFTATPSLPAFHSLARSILYQQLATSAADAIYARFLALLPSASAAAAAVAADAVTPAAVLALAAADLRTIGVSGRKASYLHDLAARFAAGELSDSAVAAMDEAALLAELTKVRGVGEWTVHMFMIFSLHRPDILPCGDLGVRKGVQELYKLKSLPNPEEMAALCERWRPYRSVGAWYMWRLMESKGAASKKKNKGNASS